Proteins from a genomic interval of Polaribacter sp. Q13:
- a CDS encoding DNA polymerase III subunit delta' produces the protein MLFNQIIGQEHIKKHLKVSAENGRIPHAQLFVGKEGSGTLPMAIAYAQFLLCNFSDNADVCNLKCDKLQHPDLHFTYPVTSNDNVKKHPVSSLFLEDWRSFIDTQPYGSLFNWLQHIGVENKQGIIGVDEAEEVVKKLRLKSYEGGFKVMIIWMAEKMNIAAANKLLKLIEEPPEKTVFILITENEGQIINTIKSRCQALHFPVLSEQDISNALIENYQVSDNDAAKIAHQAEGNFNKALQLLQNDSSDLVFEEWFIAWIRTAFKAKGNAAVVQQLIEWSDTIAKTGRETQKRFLDYCLQFFRQALLLNYKSENLVFMESKTGFNLSKFAPFVHSGNILDIEKELNDAMYHIERNGNPKIILLDLSMKLTRFLHKKEETV, from the coding sequence ATGCTTTTCAACCAAATTATCGGACAAGAACACATTAAAAAACACTTAAAAGTATCTGCAGAAAACGGCAGAATTCCGCATGCACAATTATTTGTGGGTAAAGAAGGAAGCGGAACCTTGCCTATGGCAATTGCGTACGCGCAGTTTTTATTATGTAATTTTTCTGATAATGCTGATGTCTGTAACTTAAAATGCGACAAATTACAGCACCCAGATTTGCATTTTACCTATCCTGTAACTTCTAACGATAACGTAAAAAAACATCCTGTTAGCAGTTTGTTTTTAGAAGATTGGCGCAGTTTTATAGACACCCAACCTTACGGAAGTTTATTTAATTGGCTGCAACATATTGGTGTAGAGAACAAACAAGGAATTATTGGAGTCGATGAAGCAGAAGAAGTGGTAAAAAAACTTCGTCTTAAAAGTTACGAAGGTGGTTTTAAAGTGATGATTATTTGGATGGCAGAAAAAATGAACATTGCTGCCGCTAATAAATTGCTAAAATTAATTGAAGAACCGCCAGAAAAAACGGTTTTTATTTTAATTACAGAAAACGAAGGTCAGATTATAAATACTATAAAATCTCGTTGTCAGGCGCTACATTTTCCTGTTTTAAGTGAGCAAGATATTTCTAATGCACTAATTGAAAATTATCAAGTTTCCGATAATGATGCTGCTAAAATTGCACATCAGGCAGAAGGAAATTTCAACAAAGCACTGCAATTATTACAAAACGATTCTAGCGATCTTGTTTTTGAAGAATGGTTTATTGCTTGGATTAGAACTGCTTTTAAAGCCAAAGGAAATGCTGCCGTAGTGCAACAATTAATTGAATGGTCGGACACCATTGCCAAAACCGGACGAGAAACTCAGAAACGTTTTTTAGACTATTGTTTGCAATTTTTCAGACAAGCTTTATTGCTAAATTATAAATCTGAAAACTTGGTTTTTATGGAATCTAAAACCGGATTCAATCTTTCTAAATTTGCTCCTTTTGTTCATTCTGGTAATATTCTAGACATCGAAAAAGAGCTAAATGATGCCATGTATCATATAGAGAGAAACGGAAATCCGAAGATAATTTTATTAGATTTATCTATGAAACTAACTCGCTTTTTACATAAAAAAGAAGAAACGGTTTAA
- a CDS encoding MOSC domain-containing protein has protein sequence MKIVSTNIGERKEINYKGTIVTTGIYKYTVDNPIFLDVEDVKGDAICDRENHGGVLQAIYGYSLKHYEYWKSVYPNVDFEMGMFGENLTIDDLDETKIHAGDTFKVGETILEATVQREPCYKLGVRFNKMSIVKKFWKTTFCGVYFKVLQTGFVKSGDEFIQIKSCPENPTIADLYVAKRILNGIS, from the coding sequence GTGAAAATTGTTTCAACTAATATTGGAGAACGAAAAGAAATAAATTACAAAGGAACTATAGTTACCACAGGTATTTATAAATATACGGTAGATAATCCTATTTTTTTAGATGTTGAAGATGTAAAGGGTGATGCTATTTGTGATAGAGAAAACCACGGAGGAGTGCTACAAGCTATCTATGGGTATTCTTTAAAGCATTATGAATATTGGAAATCTGTTTATCCTAATGTAGATTTCGAAATGGGGATGTTTGGAGAAAACTTAACTATTGACGACTTAGATGAAACAAAAATTCATGCTGGTGATACTTTTAAAGTAGGGGAAACTATTTTAGAAGCAACCGTACAAAGAGAACCGTGTTATAAATTAGGTGTTCGTTTTAATAAAATGTCGATTGTAAAGAAATTTTGGAAGACGACTTTTTGTGGTGTTTATTTTAAGGTTTTACAAACTGGTTTTGTGAAATCTGGAGATGAATTTATTCAAATAAAAAGCTGTCCAGAAAACCCAACCATTGCAGATTTGTATGTGGCTAAAAGAATTTTAAACGGAATTAGTTAA
- a CDS encoding enoyl-CoA hydratase/isomerase family protein, whose product MSTTRQNGSLYTNIQNNIATIEFGHPASNSFPSELLARLTNELISVGHNNGVSVIILKSEGEKAFCAGASFDELVAISNLEEGKQFFAGFANVLNAMRSCGKLIVGSIQGKAVGGGVGLAAACDYVLVTENAAIKLSEFTIGIGPFVIEPAVTRKIGVAGTAELTLDATSWKSAYWAKEKGLYAKVFETQKELDDEVEILAEKLASYDPEALAEMKKVLWKGTEEWDDLLAERAAVSGQLVLSDYTKKALAKFKK is encoded by the coding sequence ATGAGCACCACAAGACAAAACGGAAGTTTATATACCAACATTCAAAATAATATAGCAACGATTGAATTTGGGCATCCTGCTAGCAATTCTTTTCCGAGTGAATTATTAGCAAGGTTAACCAACGAATTAATTTCAGTAGGCCATAATAATGGAGTTTCGGTTATTATTTTAAAGTCTGAAGGAGAAAAAGCATTTTGTGCAGGTGCTTCTTTTGATGAATTGGTGGCTATTTCTAATTTGGAAGAAGGAAAACAATTTTTTGCCGGTTTTGCAAATGTTCTTAACGCAATGAGATCTTGTGGGAAATTAATTGTTGGTAGTATTCAAGGAAAAGCTGTTGGAGGTGGAGTTGGTTTAGCTGCAGCCTGCGATTATGTTTTGGTAACAGAAAATGCAGCTATAAAATTATCTGAATTTACGATAGGAATAGGTCCTTTTGTAATAGAACCTGCTGTTACTAGAAAAATAGGAGTTGCAGGAACTGCAGAATTAACGCTAGATGCCACAAGTTGGAAAAGCGCCTATTGGGCAAAAGAAAAGGGTTTATATGCAAAGGTTTTTGAAACACAAAAGGAGTTGGATGATGAAGTAGAAATTTTAGCAGAAAAATTAGCATCCTATGATCCTGAGGCTTTGGCAGAAATGAAAAAAGTTTTATGGAAAGGAACTGAAGAATGGGATGATTTGTTAGCAGAAAGAGCTGCTGTTTCTGGTCAATTAGTTTTATCTGATTACACAAAAAAAGCGTTGGCGAAATTTAAAAAATAA